One genomic window of Legionella jordanis includes the following:
- a CDS encoding class I SAM-dependent methyltransferase has product MSLKAMYNEIAGHYATADRFGSISQSHRAAIAQIKREHLGLRPHYKVLDFGVGDGAFLAQLTHCMPEADFTGIDISSEMLELARQALTLTTIEGSATEASRFLPHHSQDLVLAHFINAYIPIQTLFNEADLLTRSNGYFSLITTTYESFPVAQQYLAEFIAQGTLKSTVVGHYYKALTKNTTVASGLDELRHVFSQHQFKIVRHERLYIPIVLNNIEELIQFGIEGTWFLNSLTIRMLPKNFLLNRIKRLFNEIFSFPYHDTHIIDVILAKK; this is encoded by the coding sequence GTGTCCTTAAAGGCCATGTATAATGAAATTGCAGGCCATTATGCCACAGCCGATCGTTTTGGCTCGATAAGCCAAAGTCATCGAGCAGCGATTGCACAAATTAAACGAGAACATTTGGGGTTAAGGCCACACTATAAAGTACTAGACTTTGGTGTGGGTGACGGTGCATTTTTGGCGCAACTGACACATTGCATGCCTGAGGCCGATTTCACGGGCATTGACATTTCTTCGGAAATGCTGGAGCTTGCTCGCCAGGCCTTAACTTTGACCACCATTGAAGGCAGCGCCACAGAGGCAAGCCGCTTCCTCCCCCATCATAGCCAGGATTTGGTATTGGCCCATTTCATCAATGCCTACATCCCCATTCAGACTTTATTTAATGAAGCCGATCTCCTAACTCGCTCAAACGGCTATTTTTCGCTTATTACCACAACCTATGAATCCTTTCCGGTAGCTCAGCAATACCTTGCCGAATTCATAGCACAAGGAACATTAAAAAGCACGGTTGTAGGACATTATTACAAAGCTCTCACCAAAAATACGACTGTTGCCTCGGGACTTGATGAGTTAAGGCATGTGTTTTCTCAGCATCAATTTAAAATTGTCCGGCATGAGCGCTTATACATTCCAATTGTATTGAACAATATTGAAGAATTAATCCAGTTTGGCATTGAAGGCACCTGGTTCCTCAACAGCTTGACCATCCGCATGCTGCCGAAAAATTTCCTATTAAACCGCATCAAGCGTCTTTTTAATGAAATATTCAGCTTCCCCTATCATGATACCCATATTATTGATGTGATATTGGCTAAGAAATAA
- a CDS encoding peptide MFS transporter has product MVAQTIKSYFPQFSIRQQQTNNIIFITFWSQFSVYALNTILILFLTRPLLTHGLGYSQEKAYAFIGISQATGYLMPILGGFMADKIIGIRRAILLGSVLLALAYLLVMLSGFTLVSHGDTFFIAAYALIPVTNSLLMGTASSMVSHIYANDAIAGKSAMTFYYMAINVGGLLAALIAPKLLDSPYGPLSVLTLVFIGKSIAAINFAKRYSLYDNVLWGKDKSPFSRQNMWTLAAYILVIYLFTLYAYSHVYQASVILTTACIFGILWFLKRTLSLTGQIRSKQLLALLLIAEAVVFFVIYNQMNSTLVLFAKNNSDLHFLGFTLSPAQYQMLNPLLIIILGTQLPRFYARFPRFIIPYQFAAGTLLAGAALLLLAFACRMASNGLINGNYIGLSYVLITLAELWVSAIGLSMIGLYCDSEQIAFAMGVWYIASSLSNAISGRLAAFVALPEDNILPEASIGVYQQYYLGIGLASVGLGLVMFILARSLTQRFKRRSIELA; this is encoded by the coding sequence ATGGTGGCACAAACAATCAAGAGCTACTTCCCGCAATTCAGCATCCGCCAGCAGCAAACGAATAACATTATTTTCATAACGTTCTGGAGCCAATTTTCGGTTTATGCGTTAAACACCATCCTGATTCTATTCCTTACCAGGCCTTTACTAACCCATGGCTTAGGATACTCTCAAGAAAAAGCCTATGCATTTATAGGGATAAGCCAGGCCACAGGCTACCTAATGCCCATTCTCGGTGGTTTTATGGCCGATAAAATCATTGGCATTCGCCGTGCCATTCTGCTAGGCAGTGTCCTATTGGCTCTGGCCTATTTGCTGGTAATGTTAAGCGGATTCACTTTGGTTTCTCATGGCGACACCTTTTTTATCGCTGCTTACGCGCTGATTCCGGTTACCAATTCCCTGCTGATGGGAACGGCATCCAGCATGGTATCGCATATTTATGCCAATGATGCCATTGCAGGGAAATCAGCCATGACTTTTTATTACATGGCCATTAATGTAGGCGGATTATTGGCTGCACTCATTGCGCCAAAGCTGTTAGATAGCCCTTATGGGCCCCTTTCGGTTTTGACATTGGTCTTTATAGGGAAATCCATTGCTGCGATTAATTTTGCCAAGCGCTATTCGCTCTATGACAATGTGCTTTGGGGAAAAGATAAAAGCCCGTTTTCCAGACAAAACATGTGGACCCTAGCCGCTTATATACTGGTTATTTATTTATTCACCTTATATGCCTATTCCCATGTCTACCAAGCCAGTGTGATTCTTACAACGGCTTGCATATTTGGTATTTTATGGTTTTTAAAGAGAACTTTGTCTTTAACTGGCCAAATACGGTCCAAGCAATTGCTGGCACTGTTGTTAATCGCTGAAGCCGTGGTGTTTTTCGTCATTTATAATCAAATGAATAGCACATTGGTGCTGTTCGCAAAAAATAATTCCGACTTGCACTTCCTGGGTTTCACGCTCTCCCCTGCCCAATACCAGATGCTAAATCCTTTATTGATCATTATTCTTGGAACTCAATTGCCTCGTTTCTACGCGCGCTTTCCACGATTCATCATTCCCTACCAGTTTGCGGCTGGTACCTTATTGGCTGGAGCCGCTTTGCTGCTGTTGGCTTTTGCATGCAGAATGGCCTCCAATGGCTTGATCAATGGCAACTACATTGGTTTAAGTTATGTGCTGATCACATTGGCCGAGTTATGGGTTTCTGCCATTGGTTTGAGCATGATTGGCCTGTATTGCGACAGCGAACAAATTGCTTTTGCCATGGGAGTTTGGTACATAGCCTCATCCCTGTCGAATGCCATTTCAGGTCGATTGGCAGCGTTTGTGGCACTTCCTGAGGACAATATATTGCCTGAAGCCAGTATAGGCGTTTATCAGCAGTATTATCTCGGCATAGGTTTAGCTTCAGTAGGCTTAGGACTGGTGATGTTTATTCTTGCAAGATCTTTAACTCAGCGTTTTAAACGACGAAGTATTGAACTTGCCTGA
- a CDS encoding mannose-1-phosphate guanylyltransferase/mannose-6-phosphate isomerase, whose protein sequence is MSVPLIPIILCGGAGSRLWPVSRELHPKPFIRLADGQSLLQKTFLRAASLRGVEDILTVTNRDLFFKTEDEFREVQTQALNLSFILEPFGRNTAAAIAAAALQIHDEYGPEARALVLPADHLISNQQAFALAVNQALDLAADERIVTFGIQPQSPETGYGYIEAQGNQVLRFVEKPNLENAKEYSKSGRFLWNSGMFCFRAQTMLSQMEVHCPEILLKTKSCLEVSRSARGKGFFQLELESNGFAAVPDISIDYAVIEKSSAISVVPCDIGWSDIGSWSALGDLVEPDVRGNRVEGEALLQDVSDCYIRSQDRLLCAIGVDNLFIIDTPDALLVADKSRAQDIKNIYLQLKEQGHEAHKLHRTVHRPWGSYTVLEEGPRFKIKRIEVRPNASLSLQMHYHRSEHWIVVSGMAKVINGDQEMFVNTNESTYIPAGHKHRLENPGVLPLVMIEVQSGEYMGEDDIVRFEDVYGRS, encoded by the coding sequence GTGTCAGTTCCTTTAATTCCTATTATTTTATGTGGCGGGGCAGGTTCACGATTGTGGCCAGTCTCTCGCGAATTACACCCTAAGCCGTTTATTCGTCTGGCTGATGGCCAAAGCTTGCTGCAAAAAACATTTTTGCGTGCAGCCTCCCTAAGAGGGGTTGAGGACATTCTAACGGTTACCAACCGTGACTTATTTTTTAAAACCGAAGACGAATTCCGCGAGGTACAAACACAAGCTTTAAATTTATCTTTTATTTTAGAACCCTTCGGTCGTAACACGGCTGCCGCGATAGCTGCTGCTGCCTTGCAAATCCATGATGAGTATGGACCTGAGGCAAGGGCTTTGGTATTGCCCGCTGATCATCTTATCTCAAATCAGCAAGCTTTTGCTTTGGCTGTAAATCAGGCACTGGATTTAGCGGCTGATGAGCGCATTGTGACGTTTGGCATTCAACCGCAATCACCCGAAACAGGTTATGGTTACATTGAAGCCCAAGGCAACCAGGTGTTGCGTTTCGTTGAAAAACCAAATCTTGAAAATGCCAAAGAATATTCAAAGAGCGGCCGTTTTCTCTGGAATTCCGGAATGTTTTGTTTTCGCGCCCAAACCATGTTGTCGCAAATGGAAGTTCATTGTCCGGAAATTCTCCTTAAAACTAAAAGTTGTTTGGAGGTTTCAAGATCGGCGCGCGGGAAGGGCTTTTTTCAACTTGAGCTTGAAAGCAATGGTTTTGCTGCAGTTCCGGATATTTCCATAGACTACGCAGTCATTGAAAAATCCTCTGCGATTTCGGTGGTTCCTTGTGATATTGGCTGGAGTGATATTGGTTCCTGGAGTGCGCTTGGTGATTTGGTTGAACCTGACGTCCGAGGCAATCGCGTGGAAGGTGAGGCTTTATTGCAAGACGTTTCCGATTGCTATATTCGCAGCCAGGATCGTTTGTTGTGTGCCATAGGTGTCGATAATTTATTTATTATTGACACTCCGGACGCGCTATTGGTCGCCGACAAATCCCGAGCCCAAGACATTAAAAACATTTATCTGCAACTGAAAGAGCAGGGCCATGAAGCCCATAAACTGCACAGAACCGTTCATAGGCCTTGGGGTTCTTACACCGTATTGGAAGAGGGGCCACGCTTTAAAATCAAACGAATTGAAGTAAGGCCTAATGCCAGCTTAAGTTTGCAGATGCATTACCACCGAAGCGAACACTGGATTGTGGTAAGCGGGATGGCTAAAGTCATCAATGGCGATCAGGAAATGTTTGTTAACACCAATGAGTCGACCTATATTCCTGCCGGTCATAAACACCGTCTGGAAAACCCAGGTGTCCTTCCTCTGGTCATGATAGAGGTACAAAGTGGCGAATACATGGGGGAAGACGACATTGTCCGATTTGAAGATGTCTATGGGCGAAGTTAG
- the lipA gene encoding lipoyl synthase, whose amino-acid sequence MSKLKSIPVVVESGQKYRTEQGVVAIKDGIKSTEQLTERLPKPKWLRIVNHTTPAYQEVKQQVVKHRLATVCEEAKCPNIGECWSHGTATIMLMGAVCTRACRFCAVDTGNPHGWLDANEPENTANTVALMNLEYVVLTSVNRDDLPDGGAKHYADTVRAIKARCPQTKVEVLTPDFQGIEACIALLLDSGVDVFAQNVETVERLTHPVRDNRAGYWQTLNVLAYAKKYRPDVLTKTSLMLGLGETDEEIIKTMDELRAQHVDILTLGQYLQPTKNHLPVARYVTPEQFLQFREIGLQKGFFEVASGPLVRSSYRADRVFKRDNLGL is encoded by the coding sequence ATGAGTAAATTAAAAAGTATTCCTGTTGTGGTTGAAAGTGGACAGAAATATCGCACTGAGCAGGGTGTGGTTGCCATTAAAGATGGAATTAAATCAACAGAGCAATTGACAGAACGCTTGCCCAAACCAAAGTGGTTGCGCATCGTCAATCATACAACCCCCGCCTATCAGGAAGTGAAGCAGCAAGTGGTAAAACACAGGCTCGCTACGGTTTGCGAGGAAGCCAAATGTCCAAATATCGGTGAATGCTGGTCACACGGCACTGCAACCATCATGCTCATGGGGGCCGTTTGCACCCGGGCTTGTCGCTTTTGCGCGGTTGATACCGGAAATCCTCATGGCTGGCTTGACGCGAATGAACCTGAGAACACAGCAAATACCGTAGCATTAATGAATTTGGAGTATGTTGTACTGACGTCAGTGAATCGGGATGATCTTCCTGATGGCGGGGCAAAGCACTATGCCGATACCGTAAGGGCAATTAAGGCTCGTTGCCCACAAACCAAAGTGGAAGTGCTAACGCCCGACTTTCAGGGCATCGAAGCATGCATAGCGCTGTTATTGGACAGTGGAGTCGATGTTTTTGCCCAAAATGTAGAGACTGTGGAGCGATTGACGCATCCTGTTCGCGATAATCGCGCCGGTTATTGGCAAACTTTGAATGTATTGGCTTATGCCAAGAAATATCGTCCTGACGTGCTTACTAAAACCAGTTTAATGTTGGGTTTAGGTGAGACCGATGAGGAAATTATTAAAACAATGGATGAATTGCGAGCTCAACATGTAGATATTTTAACACTCGGCCAATATTTACAACCCACCAAAAATCACTTGCCAGTGGCTCGCTACGTAACCCCCGAGCAATTTCTTCAATTTCGCGAGATCGGTTTGCAAAAAGGCTTTTTCGAAGTGGCCTCAGGTCCTTTGGTGCGTTCAAGCTATCGAGCTGACCGTGTCTTTAAACGCGATAACTTAGGTTTATAA
- a CDS encoding GGDEF domain-containing protein, whose translation MMLDQQSKKKSAHTLSEYEKQCHKLQTEVNVLKKAIDQLTTLPSGIHLDLDKHLVDLKKALKKNKDSKAIQSRVASLVDVMSHLQQQRQDEKILITDFIHQGANLLHEMLIEFKDKAAFEKMEQLLKTDADERKLIKEFGKLLTECITTVAKQIEYCEQHHHHFSSKQVNNLNTKLNAILHILLDNLPAPEHLKPKQEMLRLSLEEDLTEETLITIVDELKELVINSYQHEQHHLKAFVSEFSQHLRDLDKYLRSTTADLELAEQETQHFEEEVNLNIQNIKQVLKESDSTGQLSEQLNASLAAIKSHTSHYVENELTRLANYEQRILVLQDKILETEHGAEDIKRMLSFEQIRNNIDPLTGLPNKMSYQERIQEAYNRWRRGFGELSLAIANMDNFKSINDHCGHLIGDKILKEIARIFRTSIRAVDFLACYGGEEFVFIFERTQLHHAVKVAEGLRNAIEGNAFYMNNHKILVTVSFGLTNLQHGDNLESLFKRADAALFEAKQSGRNCIVSFK comes from the coding sequence ATGATGCTTGATCAACAATCTAAAAAGAAATCAGCTCACACGCTCAGTGAGTATGAAAAGCAGTGTCATAAATTACAAACCGAAGTCAATGTTTTGAAAAAAGCGATTGACCAATTGACTACTCTCCCAAGCGGCATCCATTTGGATTTGGATAAGCATTTAGTTGATCTCAAAAAGGCTCTTAAAAAGAATAAAGACTCCAAAGCCATTCAATCTCGGGTAGCCTCCCTGGTAGACGTGATGTCACATTTACAACAGCAAAGGCAGGACGAAAAAATTCTAATAACCGATTTCATCCACCAGGGTGCAAATCTATTGCATGAAATGCTGATTGAATTTAAGGATAAAGCGGCTTTTGAAAAAATGGAGCAATTACTAAAAACGGATGCAGATGAAAGAAAATTAATTAAGGAATTTGGCAAATTACTTACAGAATGCATCACCACAGTTGCGAAGCAGATTGAATATTGCGAGCAACATCATCACCATTTTTCTTCGAAACAAGTTAACAATCTCAACACAAAACTAAATGCAATCCTGCATATTTTGCTTGATAATTTACCAGCTCCTGAGCACCTTAAACCAAAGCAGGAAATGCTAAGGCTCAGTTTGGAAGAGGACTTAACGGAAGAGACTCTCATAACCATCGTTGATGAGTTGAAAGAACTTGTTATAAACAGCTATCAACATGAACAGCATCACTTGAAAGCTTTTGTTTCGGAGTTTTCTCAGCATTTGCGTGATTTGGATAAATATTTAAGGTCAACCACCGCTGACCTTGAGCTAGCTGAACAAGAAACGCAACACTTTGAAGAAGAGGTCAATTTAAACATTCAGAACATTAAGCAAGTGCTCAAGGAGTCAGATTCAACTGGGCAGCTCAGTGAACAGCTTAATGCAAGTTTGGCCGCCATAAAATCCCACACGAGTCATTATGTTGAAAATGAACTCACTCGTTTGGCAAATTATGAGCAACGCATTTTGGTTTTGCAGGATAAGATTTTAGAAACTGAACATGGGGCAGAGGATATAAAGCGCATGCTCTCTTTTGAGCAGATAAGAAATAACATTGACCCTCTAACGGGTTTGCCCAATAAAATGTCTTACCAAGAGCGTATTCAGGAAGCTTATAACCGATGGCGACGCGGTTTTGGCGAATTGTCTCTGGCAATTGCCAATATGGATAATTTTAAATCAATAAATGACCACTGTGGTCATCTAATTGGTGATAAAATTTTAAAGGAAATCGCCAGGATATTTCGCACTTCAATCCGCGCTGTCGATTTTCTTGCTTGTTATGGGGGTGAGGAATTCGTCTTTATTTTTGAACGAACTCAACTGCATCACGCAGTGAAAGTGGCTGAAGGGCTACGCAATGCGATAGAAGGCAATGCTTTTTATATGAATAACCATAAAATTCTTGTTACCGTTTCATTCGGTTTAACGAACCTTCAACATGGCGATAATCTCGAAAGCCTGTTCAAACGAGCCGATGCTGCATTGTTTGAGGCTAAACAATCCGGGCGTAATTGCATTGTAAGTTTTAAATAA
- a CDS encoding CDGSH iron-sulfur domain-containing protein, producing MKKQKSGQGIPSFFPIPYEVEAGKIYYWCSCGKSKQQPLCDQKSCDNQSIPYRAILTETLYFCGCKQTRNPPLCDGSHAKLMLDYIRRKQKNT from the coding sequence GTGAAAAAACAAAAATCTGGACAGGGAATTCCCTCTTTTTTTCCCATTCCCTACGAAGTTGAAGCAGGAAAGATCTATTACTGGTGCAGCTGCGGTAAAAGCAAACAACAGCCTCTTTGCGATCAAAAAAGTTGCGACAATCAATCCATTCCATATCGGGCTATACTTACAGAGACCCTCTATTTTTGTGGTTGTAAACAAACTAGAAATCCACCACTTTGTGATGGGTCACATGCCAAATTAATGCTCGATTACATAAGAAGAAAACAGAAAAATACTTAA
- a CDS encoding thioredoxin domain-containing protein: MRLILKCFFSILLSLFLIASWAKDSTSTWVKQTDKQLKIPVYLFLSSTCPYCHKADEFFKTLEASPWLEVHRYFINTDKSALATFNNFLVQQNSSNFSVPAFFFCNSHWISFADAQSTGKTLLRALTFCRDEVQKNGQLTETTTKVLRQWANANWYENSITEYPSAANFIVLMAISDSLNPCSLFCFLALFAFLWLVDNPRLKVVAGFCFIFAVALMHALQQIPNALFIQWLSWMRLPAAFIGLALAAYALNYFRNLTRQRPYAFLMLVVLSALAIQAFMQICLPNFSLIFEQWRVNQPFSKAEVILLEIIYQLIYVMPLLIAMLIFGWLPRANRVKRHSKTLSKTAQLLLLLTALLLVIYPVWLSVFGISVLVLAVAILAAVIFRSKDPLFF; encoded by the coding sequence ATGCGACTGATACTAAAGTGTTTTTTTAGCATTCTCTTGAGTCTTTTTTTGATCGCTTCCTGGGCAAAAGATTCGACTTCCACATGGGTTAAGCAAACCGACAAGCAACTTAAGATACCGGTTTATTTATTTTTATCCTCTACCTGTCCTTATTGCCATAAGGCGGATGAATTTTTCAAGACTCTTGAAGCTTCTCCCTGGCTTGAGGTTCATCGATACTTCATAAACACCGATAAATCAGCCTTAGCGACTTTTAATAATTTTCTTGTGCAACAAAACAGCAGTAATTTTAGCGTTCCTGCGTTCTTTTTTTGCAATTCACACTGGATCAGTTTTGCGGATGCACAAAGCACCGGGAAAACTCTGTTGCGGGCTTTAACCTTTTGTCGAGACGAAGTACAGAAAAATGGTCAGTTAACTGAAACAACAACAAAGGTTTTGCGCCAATGGGCCAATGCCAACTGGTATGAAAACAGCATTACTGAATATCCTTCGGCCGCCAATTTTATTGTATTGATGGCGATAAGTGATAGTTTAAATCCATGCTCCCTTTTTTGTTTTCTGGCCTTGTTTGCTTTTTTATGGTTAGTTGACAATCCGCGACTAAAAGTGGTTGCGGGTTTCTGTTTTATCTTTGCTGTGGCTTTGATGCATGCCTTACAACAAATTCCAAATGCCCTGTTCATCCAGTGGTTGAGCTGGATGCGCTTGCCTGCAGCCTTCATTGGTTTAGCATTGGCTGCATACGCCTTGAATTATTTTCGCAATTTAACCCGCCAAAGGCCCTATGCTTTTTTAATGTTGGTGGTATTGAGTGCGCTGGCAATACAGGCCTTTATGCAAATCTGTCTACCTAATTTTTCTCTTATTTTTGAACAGTGGCGAGTTAATCAGCCATTTTCCAAAGCAGAGGTCATTCTGCTGGAAATCATTTACCAACTGATATATGTCATGCCCCTGCTGATTGCCATGTTGATTTTCGGGTGGTTGCCCAGGGCAAATCGGGTTAAAAGACACAGTAAAACCTTAAGCAAAACCGCGCAACTGTTGCTGTTATTGACAGCGCTTTTACTAGTAATTTATCCGGTCTGGCTCTCAGTTTTTGGCATTTCAGTGCTGGTGTTGGCCGTAGCTATCCTTGCTGCTGTTATCTTTCGCTCAAAGGATCCGCTCTTTTTCTAG